One candidate division WOR-3 bacterium genomic window, GCTGGAAGATTTGCGTGCGGTCGGCTGTGACATCGTGACCGTGGGGCAGTACCTGCAACCCAGCCGCCGTGCCCTGCCGGTGGCGCGCTACTGGCATCCGGAAGAGTTCGAAAAGATTCAGGCGGCAGGGGAGAAGATGGGGTTCAAAAAGGTTTTTGCCGCGCCACTGGTCCGTTCCTCATATCGGGCAGCCGAACTGTTCGGGTGATGCAACTTTCTGAGCGGGAAGTTCAGCAGGGGTTAAAAATTTCGGTGATTGAGGGTGCTTTTGCCACCCTTTACACCACGCTGGCGGGCGGTATGTTTCTTGCCGGTCTGGCGCTTTATCTTGGTGCGAACTCATTTCAGATTGCGCTTTTATCCGGCATTCCGGCGCTGTCAACGGTGTTCAGTTTTTTGACCAACTACCTGTTGCGCCTTACCAAAAGCCGCAAGCGGCTGGTCATCTGGAGTGCGGGTCTGGGCAGGACAGCGTTCAGCCTCCTTTTGCCCTTTCTATTTTTACAGGTCAAGCCCGGGGTCGTTTTTCTCCTTGTGGTTGTTGCCCTGTCCAGCATCCTGATGCAGATTGCCGGTACAACCTGGACCTCTTGGGTGCGCGACCTTGTGCCTGAAGAGCGCCGGGGCAGATTCTTCGGGTTGCGCAATGCGATTTTAGGGGTGATTGGCGTGTTTGCCGGTTACAGTGCAGGCCGGGGTATGGACTATTTAAAGGCGACGGGCAACGAAGGGCTCGGTTATGCCCTGGCGTTTGCGCTGGCGGTTCTGTTCGGGCTCATCTCCACCTTACTTCTCACCCGGCAACCCGAACCACCCTTTCTGCCCCGGAGCCAATCAGGGTTCAAAGAGATTTTCTTCGGTCCTTTACAGGAGCCTCAGTTCCGGCGTTTAACCACATTTCTGGCGGTCTGGTTTTTGACCGGCACGCTGGCGTCACCGTTTTACCTGGTCCATCTGATTAAAAACCTGCGGTTCAGTTTTGCCTCAATTGCGATTTACTCGATGATTGGTGGGGTAATTGGGGTGCTGTTTCAACTCCTCTGGGGCAGGGCGGTGGACAAGTTTGGTTCCCGACCGGTAACGGTTTTAAACTTTGCGGCGGTGGGCGTGATGCCGTTTCTCTGGCTCTTTGCCACGCCCGAGTTTCGCTTGCCCATCTGGATTGATGGGGTACTGAACGGTGTTGTCTGGACCGGAGCGAGTTTAGGGTT contains:
- a CDS encoding MFS transporter; translated protein: MQLSEREVQQGLKISVIEGAFATLYTTLAGGMFLAGLALYLGANSFQIALLSGIPALSTVFSFLTNYLLRLTKSRKRLVIWSAGLGRTAFSLLLPFLFLQVKPGVVFLLVVVALSSILMQIAGTTWTSWVRDLVPEERRGRFFGLRNAILGVIGVFAGYSAGRGMDYLKATGNEGLGYALAFALAVLFGLISTLLLTRQPEPPFLPRSQSGFKEIFFGPLQEPQFRRLTTFLAVWFLTGTLASPFYLVHLIKNLRFSFASIAIYSMIGGVIGVLFQLLWGRAVDKFGSRPVTVLNFAAVGVMPFLWLFATPEFRLPIWIDGVLNGVVWTGASLGLWNLLLDLADNPAHKESYFAIYTVVTGLGAFFAALIAGTIAQFLSRFHLVLFGVRFYNYDVMFFLAGVARFACLPLLLKVQEPGSKPVRHTVRALSTLALWRLNAGKDVLLQVLGIKPRDESE